ATTCTGACACTTCGGACTGGACTCTAAAAACAACATAGACAAAAAATGCGAATTCTGTTAGCATACGGTTCGGCTGTATTTTTGTGACGTTTGCCCTTTTAATCAGTAGTGCTTTGTGCCAGCTGCACCCACCGATGATTATTGCCTTTGCTTCGGACGTGAGTGGTGATTGGGAAATCTACCTGACAGATACGACCGGCAGACGTCCAGTGAATCTTACAAACAATCCGGCTGCGGATTATTATCCGACGTGGGCACCTGATGGCGTTCAGATCGCTTTCTTCTCTCGGCGCGATGGGAATCATGAAATCTATGTGATGCAGGCTGATGGTACCCATCAGCGACGCTTAACACACCACCCCGCAACAGATAAGGCTCCAGCTTGGGCTCCCGATGGTAAGCGACTTGCTTTCACCTCAAATCGAGATGGGCATTTCAACATTTATCTGCTCCACCTCGATAACGGCGAGGTAACCCACCTCACCGATAATCCATTTGAAGATGAAGCCCCGTCGTGGGCACCCGATGGAAAAACCTTAGTTTTCCATTCAAAACGGGAACTTAACTGGGATATCTATGTGATTGATGCAGGCAGTCGGGTGGAACGGCGATTGACACATCAAATCCTGATGGACACCTATCCCGCTTGGTCGCCCGATGGCACACGGATTGTATACGCGTCTATGCATCAAGAGGCAGAACTCGCTGATTTCGATTTGTATATCATGGACGCAATTGATGGTGGGAACAAGCAAGCACTCACCGACACACCAACTGATGAGGCAGTTCCTGCTTGGGCACCAAATGGCAAAACGCTTGCCTTTCAATTTGAAAAGGACGGCAGATGGGTTATCCACCTGATGCATACCGATGGAACCGAACGTCGTGAATTGATTAACAATGGAGCATGGGCGGCACAACCGAAATGGTTCAGCGGTTCGGACGTTTTGCCTATAGAACCGTCAACATTACAGATTCAGCAATGGGGCAAAATTCGAGGTTTTTAATTATTCCTTGCGGAGGAACAACGTGCGTTTCGACGCTCACGTGCGTCCCTTATATCCGCTCTCCATTTCATTACGAGCTACAGGCTTGGGACTCACGAACACCTCTTAACTGACAACTGACAACTGATAACTTTAAAAAAGGAGATACTTTTATGCGTTTCAAAATGTTAGTATTAGGTACGCTTTTCATGTTTGGCATACTGCTAACAAGCGGCATGAGTTACGGCTATGAGCGCGCGATTGAGGCAGAGATGGCAGATGTGATCGAAGCACCGATGGTCGTCGCCGACGACGCAGATGCTTCCGGTGGACAGTTTATATGGATGGAAGGTGAGCCCGTTGCTGGTGGCGGTGGTGAAGGTTGGGCGGAATACACGCTGCATATCCCCGCACCCGGTACCTATGCCCTCTGGGGTAAAGTCATCGCATGGGATGGCAATAGCGATTCCTTCTGGGTGACATGGCAACCCGCCGATCCAGATGAAGATGCGCAAGCAACTCAGAATACTGAGTTCCGCTGGGGTGTCGCGCAAGGCAACGACTGGCACTGGGATCGCATCAACCACTGGTTAGACGGCGGCACTTTTGAACGGGAATGGGAGATAGAAGCAGCTGGAGACACAACACTGCGTATCGGCGTTCGGGAAGATGCTACGATGCTGGATGTGATCTTCATCACTGACAATCTCTCTGAAGACGAAGCGGAAGCAGGTCCACGGGATCCAATTCCTGAAGATTCCTTAACGCCTGTCGAGCCACAAGATAAACTCGCTACAACGTGGGGCAGACTCAAAGCGGGTAAATAGAAGAATGGCTGTCGGTTATCGGAAACCGTCGGAAACCGTCAGTAAGAGGTTTTACGGCTAAAAACACCCTCTTTACTGACGGCTGACGGCTGACAGCTGACGGCTATAAAGAAAGGAGCATTTTGGTGAAATACGGAATAATTCTTCCGATGCTTATACTGACAGCGTTTTTATGCGGTATTGTGGGACTTGGTGCTGAGGTCGAAATTGCTCTCGAAGCCGAATTAGCGCAAGAGATTGTAGAACCGATGATTATTGCAGACGATAAAGATGCATCTGATAAAAAGTTCATCTGGATGGAAGGTGAGCCGGTAGCTGGTGGCGGTGGTACAGGACACGCCGACTTTATTATCAACATCCCTGAACCCGGGAAGTACGCACTCTGGGGACACGTTATCGCATGGGATGGCAACAGCGATTCCTTCTGGGTCGTATGGCAACCCGCTGACCCGGATGAAAATGCACAAGCAACCCAGAATACTGAGTTCCGCTGGGGCGTCGCGCAAGGTGCCGCTTGGCATTGGGATCGCATCAATCACTGGTTAGATGGTGGCACTTTTGACAGAGAATGGAAGTTTGAT
This window of the Candidatus Poribacteria bacterium genome carries:
- a CDS encoding PD40 domain-containing protein; the encoded protein is MIIAFASDVSGDWEIYLTDTTGRRPVNLTNNPAADYYPTWAPDGVQIAFFSRRDGNHEIYVMQADGTHQRRLTHHPATDKAPAWAPDGKRLAFTSNRDGHFNIYLLHLDNGEVTHLTDNPFEDEAPSWAPDGKTLVFHSKRELNWDIYVIDAGSRVERRLTHQILMDTYPAWSPDGTRIVYASMHQEAELADFDLYIMDAIDGGNKQALTDTPTDEAVPAWAPNGKTLAFQFEKDGRWVIHLMHTDGTERRELINNGAWAAQPKWFSGSDVLPIEPSTLQIQQWGKIRGF